The following proteins come from a genomic window of Geminicoccaceae bacterium SCSIO 64248:
- a CDS encoding O-antigen ligase family protein, with protein MAKLAWDRSPLPAPAVPMAATRRPGHSAQCSRTNAAFASLSTAAILVVSFSPLLYVPVPRAALFLGLVGLLALFVVARHLLSEADLEPIEWQAVAWYLLFLVYVLGSILFRERAMPDDPMLLPSLGLNLVVMILALHAARARKAALLTLAAMAGVFVGTGLFKIATGGVVTESELGITIFPDPSSDLLQNYQTEGFYLGSFTVLVACGICFARPPWLRLALLPIGAAALYLSLLIGSRSNLIAATVVTTVLFIWRTVRSPAQLPLLAFVICVLLIASQLISLPIEGVEGMWTMQRLGMALTADDDPTLRGYLFTQAMRMFLADETSFLFGGGVGGFGQFVGMVGLFDAPLYPHNLMLELLAEYGLVGAVLYFAPILLLACGRSRFDGTMAGAPWRITAVALMAFLWLAAMGSGGLRLSWLIVFFTYLALAAPRDRTVTS; from the coding sequence ATGGCGAAGCTGGCCTGGGACCGCTCCCCCCTGCCGGCTCCGGCCGTGCCGATGGCGGCCACGCGCCGGCCCGGGCATTCCGCGCAGTGCAGCCGAACGAACGCCGCCTTTGCGTCGCTCAGCACCGCCGCGATCCTGGTCGTTTCGTTCTCGCCGTTGCTCTACGTGCCGGTTCCGCGCGCGGCCCTGTTTCTCGGGCTGGTCGGCCTGCTCGCGCTCTTCGTCGTCGCGCGGCACCTCCTGAGCGAAGCCGACCTCGAGCCGATCGAATGGCAGGCGGTCGCCTGGTACCTGCTCTTCCTGGTCTACGTCCTGGGCTCGATCCTGTTTCGCGAGCGTGCGATGCCGGACGACCCGATGCTGCTGCCTTCGCTCGGGCTCAACCTCGTGGTCATGATCCTGGCGCTCCACGCCGCGCGCGCGCGGAAGGCCGCCCTTTTGACGCTCGCCGCGATGGCCGGCGTCTTCGTCGGCACCGGCCTGTTCAAGATCGCGACCGGCGGGGTCGTGACCGAAAGCGAGCTCGGCATCACCATCTTTCCCGATCCGAGCAGCGATCTTCTTCAGAACTACCAGACCGAGGGCTTCTATCTCGGGAGCTTCACGGTCCTGGTCGCATGCGGCATCTGCTTCGCGCGGCCGCCTTGGTTGCGCCTCGCCTTGCTGCCGATCGGCGCGGCGGCTCTATACCTATCGCTGCTGATCGGCAGCCGATCGAACCTGATTGCCGCGACCGTGGTGACGACCGTCCTGTTCATATGGCGTACCGTCCGCTCGCCGGCGCAGTTGCCGCTGCTTGCCTTTGTGATCTGCGTCCTTCTGATCGCCTCGCAGCTCATCTCCCTGCCGATCGAGGGAGTCGAGGGTATGTGGACCATGCAGCGGCTGGGCATGGCGTTGACGGCCGACGACGACCCGACGTTGCGCGGCTATCTGTTCACCCAGGCGATGCGGATGTTCCTCGCCGACGAGACCAGCTTCCTGTTCGGCGGCGGCGTCGGCGGGTTCGGCCAGTTCGTCGGCATGGTCGGCCTGTTCGACGCACCGCTCTACCCGCACAACCTGATGCTCGAGCTTCTGGCCGAGTACGGCCTGGTCGGCGCCGTTCTCTATTTCGCGCCGATCCTCCTCCTGGCATGCGGCCGCTCGCGTTTCGACGGCACGATGGCCGGCGCCCCCTGGCGCATCACCGCCGTCGCCCTGATGGCCTTCCTCTGGCTGGCCGCAATGGGCAGCGGCGGCCTGCGCCTCAGCTGGCTGATCGTGTTCTTCACCTATCTGGCGCTGGCCGCGCCACGCGACCGGACGGTGACGTCATGA